The Impatiens glandulifera chromosome 3, dImpGla2.1, whole genome shotgun sequence genome contains a region encoding:
- the LOC124931017 gene encoding 40S ribosomal protein S15a-1: MVRVSVLNDALKSMYNAEKRGKRQVMIRPSSKVIIKFLIVMQKHGYIGEFEYVDDHRSGKIVVELNGRLNKCGVISPRFDVGVKEIEGWTARLLPSRQFGYIVLTTSAGIMDHEEARRKNVGGKVLGFFY, from the exons ATGGTGAGAGTTAGTGTGCTCAATGATGCTCTCAAGAGTATGTATAATGCTGAGAAACGAGGGAAGCGTCAGGTCATGATTAGACCTTCATCAAAAGTGATCATCAAGTTTCTTATCGTGATGCAGAAGCATG GATACATTGGAGAATTTGAGTATGTTGATGATCACAGGTCTGGAAAGATTGTTGTTGAACTTAATGGAAGGCTGAACAAATGTGGTGTCATCAGTCCTCGATTTGATGTGGGTGTGAAGGAGATTGAGGGATGGACAGCTAGATTGTTGCCTTCTAGACAG TTTGGGTACATTGTCTTGACCACCTCAGCTGGAATTATGGACCATGAAGAGGCTAGGAGGAAGAATGTTGGTGGTAAGGTTTTGGGCTTCTTTTACTGA